TTGCTAAGCAAGCTAGGATCAATCAACCCccttgatccagcttgagggggagtattgaaaTTGATGGGTGGCCATCACTTTGTGTTAAAGTGTTATTCCTTAATTTTAGTGTTTATGTCTTCTAGGAGATTTATTGTGAGTTGTATCTAGGGCTAGCCTTTTATTCcttaattttagggtttatgtCTTCTAGGAGATTTCTTGTGAGTTGTATCTAGGGCTAGTATTTTTCTCTCTAGCTACTACTTTGTAGTTGTTTGCATTTGTTTATTGGGTAGGTTTTTCCTTCCTTGCTTCGTCTCCTTTTTATGAGACCTCTCCCTTGTAATTCTTTTTCATGAATACATACACACTTTGTTGAACTTAAATCTCAACATGCATGATATGTTTCAGCCAAACAAAGATTGCAATGCTGGTTGGAGGAAGTGTCTGgaaatgtttggtttttttttcccttgtatATAAGGTTAAAAGTAACacatcttttaaaaaaaataaaaatgtttacACTTGATTTAAACCTAATCAATGAAATTTGTAACAGCTTTCCGTTATGATAATTACTTGTTACTTCCTAATTAGTATAGAACCGTTATCTTTGTAATCCCTTTATAAATATTGTCAGACTTCTTTAGCCTAGTCGTGGTGTTCTTCATGCTTTTTGTCATGGCATCCATCACTTTCTccatgaagaggaagaggaagggaTGGATGTCATGACTAAaagcacgaagaagacgaaaatcgaacctaaggtGAAgaactctgataccatgttttCCTAGGTAAAACAATATTTATACGGGATTACAAAGGTACCAACCTATACTATTTACAATGTAAAGTACAATATCATAACGAAAAAGTTGTTACAAAACTCATTGAATTGGTGATGAATGTTGCGACTCCCTTTATCATTTTAGAcatttcagaagaaaaaaaacatggcCTTTTCTCAAAACGGATTATTATATTGGAAGTTGTAACATTCTAGTGGTCATCTCCCCCTCTAATATCATATTTTGGTTTCAGTCTCTTAGACCAACTTCAATGCTTGGTATAGATTTGTAGGTCATAAAATTTAGAGCTTGTTtggtattttattaaaaaattgtattatttttcaaaacatttcttaagaacatcatttgaaaataattttctttaagattcaaaaacttgtttagtatgagattgaatttttttttatcttcaaaCTTAAATTGGGCAAAAAGATCCAAAGAGGGATTGCATGAGAAGGAGAAAAAGGACAGAGGAGGAAAAAATAAGGCTGCAGCCACTGCACTGCAATGCACATCAGCACTGCAGCACATATTAGGGGAGTATAAAAAGCACAGATTGTGCCTAACAGCacatattaatattattatccaaatccaaattaacatctccaaaacatcaaatgcaaagtccaaatccaaagtaatattcaaatccaaaataacccaaaagaaaaattagcGAATAAACCCTTTGAAAACTTAAATAACATTGCGGTAATCTATCCATGGTTCCTAACCGAGTGCAAATTATACAGTAATTCATAAATGATATACACAATTCTCATCTAACTTGTGAAGTTGTTCATTTTGTTTCAAGCATTAGGGGTCCTGACAACTCGATGAAATAAGGttccaataaaagaaaaaaagtagaTCTAATTCGTATGAATATTAAAATGCATCATTCAAAATATcataagatgttttgaacacaaGCAAAAATGTCGGACTATGGTTATCCTCGATTTAATCACAGATCACAGGATGATCGTACCCATCAATAGACGGGTTCGAAAAATAAATTCATAGATGTATAATACACTCGTCAATGAGATTTTTAAGTCCATCATAAGACAAGTCATATGCCCCATCGACGAgtgccaagaaaaaaaaattgatgccaCTAGAACGTAAGCCCCGTTCGGTTAGGTCCAGCAAATGACCAAGCGAATAACTATACCATCGGCCAAGGATATCCGGGCATGAAGCCTATAAAGCTCCACGCGTGTCTCAGCCCATCGAACAAAGTCGATAAGACTCCAAGCACTCGGAGGCTACCTGTTTCCAGGGCTGCATCTCTGCAGATCATGGGCCCGGGGACTTTCCTGGGCCTCGTTCCATTCTCGGAATTGTGGCCCGATCGCTTCGTCCGGTGGCATCACTGGCAGCCTTTCTGCAAAGGTTTATAAAGCCAAGTAAAATTATTACCTCTCCGATGTGGGATGTAAGGACATAAAGAACAAATCCACGACTGAAAAAGTAAAAAGGGCAAACATGTCATTTACTGAGGTAGGCAAGAGTAAACGAAGAATTTTTAGGATATTCATGTATGATGATTCCTATATAAATTCTATATGAATCTACTTCAACTTCATACAAGGGTTTTCAGATTCGTATTGTTTTGGTGAAAACATTCCTGATGTATAGagaaccatttgtgataaaaatccaaTATAAGAATAAGCCAAAAGTTTTAGTAGTTAGATACACTAATTCGAAAAATACACACAATGTGAGAGAAATATTTATATGATACCGAACGGGTTCTCAGACATTGAGATATGTCGATTTTGGTATTGGATCAGACCTCTTGTTTGGTTTCGTGGAACCAACGTTGCAACTAATATCAAGTTGAATATAGTTCTTCACGATCACAGCCATGCGAAGGTTCCAAACTTGAAAAGAAATCAATGTCTAGGGAATCCATCACTGGCCAATATAGAGCTTAATTGGAGTAGATGTTGGAAATTGACGTttcttttcggttttcggttgcTAAACGTGGTTTAAACCGATATGCTGCTATGCTAATTTTGATATTCTGTGATCAAATCATCCTATCATGCAGACATTGTGATCACAAACcattaaagggaactttaacgaaaagctcccagtgctgttcactttaacgaaaaaccatatttttacacaaaaaaatcaatcatgatactatttactttaccctttattttgtccttatcgttaaaactcaaaattttcaagctcttttcataaatttttactaaattaaaaccaaatcaACTTTTGATAGTCCtacatttccaaaattttgtttCAGTTGGACACATCCAGATTTGAATAACAGAAACTGATTCTCACCAAAAGTAACTGAAAAGTTGTTACAACTATCATCTAAATGGGAAACAACGCTACCACGACAGAGACTTGAGGCATAGACGAGCTCCCTCGATAAGCTTAAGACCTTGgcttttccttcttctccttgaaGAGGGCCAACAAAGAGACACCAGACACCTTCACAACCTTGAACCTGACTCCGGGAATATCTCCCACAGCGTGCCCCTTCCGTCCGAATCCAGCAATCAACACCTCATCCTGCGCAAACCCGATCACGTACATATCACTAAGTTAAGAAAACAGAGATGATAACAAGCATTCCAGGACCGTtatacaagaattaaaactcTTTGCAGATCAAGACCACAATCATTGAAATGGGATTTGAAACAAAATCTAACATACTGGAGGATGATGGAACTTACATTTTCCTCGATGTAGTTTAAGCAACCATCGTTGGGTACAAAAGCAGCAATCTTCTTTCCATTTTTGATCAGCTGAACACGAGCACATTTTCTAATAGCAGAGTTAGGCTGCTTAGCCTCAATACCACTGCATTAACAATCCACGATGTGTGACAACTCGATTTAAACCTAAACGCagcataaaaaacaaaatacaatgtTCAgggaaaagagggagagagatagagatcgTACATCTTTTCTAGGACAATGCCTTTGGCATGAGATGAACCAGAAAATGGCTTTTTCCATTCATTCCCAAGGTGGGACTTCTTGTACGACTTGTCAGCCCACCTCTGATTCCTGCGGTGGGTCTTGAGCTTACGAGCAGCTCCCATTCCACGTGTTTTCCTGCAAAACACACACAATCTCTTAATTTCAAAATAATCTCACTTAAAACCAGTATTCAAGAGCCAGAAAATGCAATCCAATCTTAAAACCAGTTTACAAGGGCCAGAAAATGCAATCCCATCTCAAGGATACAGAAGCATAAATCCACCACCGTTAATTTCAAAACAATCATGCAAGCATTAgtcaagcaaaaaaaaaaaaattaaaggcaaCCGCTCACGCTTCATTGCATTCAACGAAAGAGTTCGAGTATGATTACCAACAAACCATTAGACGCCCCATGGTACAATTTAACATCAATACCCACGTATGATTCAATTCACTCCTTGAGCATACGCTACTCATTCCCAATCATTCATACTACGAATCCTACATATCGCCCGTAAACTTAACACAGCTTGTTCACATTACAGATGAACCTTAACAGTACAATGTCACTTCAATCACATTTGTTCTAATTACATCACGTTTCCTTAGAAAAATCATGTCCTAATCTCATTGTCCCCAATCAAAAAACAAACTAAGGTTTGTCAACCTTGATTTACCCCATTCGACCCgaacataattaaaaaaaaaccattcaCTAATTCTCTTTTGCTTCAAACGCTTTCAAGGCAAACCAACAcagaaaaatttgaaaacagaaaATTAACCACACATAAATACATTGCGAAAACATGAACCCTAATCGAAATGCTTTAAAGTTATGATTTTTATCACGAAAATTGTCAGTTTGGCTGCACAGAAAGCTTGGGAAAAACCAATACACCAGATCCGAGCCAGTACACTTTATCAAAGCAAAACAACGAGATTttagagcgagagagagagaggggaaagAGAATTAGGTACCCCATGGCGGCTGAGAGAAGAGGGCTCTGGACTACAACGAAGGTACCGCGAGGTGTGAGGCGGAGGGGAAAATGCCGGCTGCTGAAAAACCCTAAACTCCGCTTTTTTGCAAATCAGAGAGGAGAGATTTTATATAGGGTTAGCTCTGTACTGGCTTCTTTAGGTGGTCGAAACGGTGTCGTACTATAATTATGGGGTTATAATTCTCTTATGACTAACTTTTCAGTAGCATAACTTTCTCATCTCATCAAAAATTTGTAATACCTAATTTTTGGTGACGGGGTGATTTTCACATACTGTTTTTTAAgcacaactttttatttttaagtatcaaattgaataaattgTACGAAAACAAAATTGATATGATATTTTTTTACCCAAGTCATAACAGAATTGTCATTCTCCAAATTTTATAGATCCCCAATTATTAGGCATGACAAGCACTCTTGTCTGCCTTCCTCTCATTTCACTACACAACATTACGATCCAAGATCAATGGCAGCAACATTATTAGCCAAACAATCCATTTGTTCTTTCAAGTAATATGCATTATTTTCCTTGTTATTTCCCGCAGGACAGTGCATGTTGGGCTCCTCATTCTCTTTGGTTGCTTGGTTGCCCACCCTCTTGAGGGCCTTCCCCATATTCTTGCTTTCTGCGGCATCACTCTCAACTTCTGCAGCATTTTGAACTTCAATGTGCGCTGGACTCCGAGGACTGATGCTGAAAGTAGGCCAGGGAGAGCCAGTTTTCCGCAATGCAAGCTTCCCGTTCCTCGTCCTGTCTGATGATCTAGGAGATTGAAGGTTGCCATTTTGATTTTCAGATCCATTTCTGTTAGTGTTTCCGTTACCTGCTCGACTTCTAGACGCTATGCTGTTTTGTATACCGGAATGAAACTGCATACTTCCACTTGATCTCACCAGTGAACTCTCCTGTCGATTGAAGAGATGTTGTACAACTTAATGAGTTTTTGCTCCACAGCATATAGCGAATTTGAGACATGAAATCATTTGTTTAGTACAAGAATAATGAAGAATCCATATGAAGTGAACTAACCTCGTCAAAAAAGCCAATCTTTGGTGATGGTGCTCGGAGACATGAGGGCTTGATATGTTTAGAAACACTGCTAGGAATAGGGGTACTTCCTGTTGACATATTTCCATCGCGTGGATTCAAGAGCATTTCTGCTTGATTTCCATGTCCAATGCTGGGTTGATCCTGTGAATGGCTCTCCAGAATTGATTCCTGAGAGATATCACTCTCAAAAGAAGCCTGTCCGCTGATGAAAGTATTCATGCCGACCTCAGACTTCTTCCATCTTTGATTCGCAGATGCTGATGATGATGCTGAGGACCAGCCATCAAAGGAACTAGCAGGTGATGTATAAGGGGAAGACTTTGGCGTGCACAATAGAGTAGAAGGCTGCCAAGAAGTTTCGAGTtcacctttgtttttctttgtggaTTTCGAAGGAGTTCCCATCGTAAAACCACGGGAGGCTGAATTGACAAGTGAGGAATCAATTTTGCTCCTCGAATACAATGGAGATTTACCGAATAAGGGAGAACTGTAAACCCGAGACTCATGTGTGGTAGTGGGAGAACATAATGGAGATGTCTTTCGGGGCGGTGTAAGACTATTGGTGATGCTGCATGATGCGCTTAAGCAAGGTTTTTTTGACACATTCATAGATTGTCCTGCAAGCAAATCATATCAGCTTTAGTTTGAGTTGCACTTCATA
This region of Malus domestica chromosome 07, GDT2T_hap1 genomic DNA includes:
- the LOC139197792 gene encoding cell wall protein RBR3-like, with translation MNSQTPGNAVNFLGYEEAMLLPSESLEPERTRRINRCSFRKSLAWDNAFFTSAGVLDPEELCIVNRGFKKSEKHQLPRIREVLRSAESMSTVDSGWSSLMASLEFELFKENRSSAQKPTSLSGHTTSSLKSKRGKGLQSVRPSKNPDACPRMRMRASMPTSERQSLNARGTEKILKEASAFSQKQLTAGKLNSSTSRKPPKISSRVNQSYTPAAKRACSGGNNEKMGTAKAAPGQSMNVSKKPCLSASCSITNSLTPPRKTSPLCSPTTTHESRVYSSPLFGKSPLYSRSKIDSSLVNSASRGFTMGTPSKSTKKNKGELETSWQPSTLLCTPKSSPYTSPASSFDGWSSASSSASANQRWKKSEVGMNTFISGQASFESDISQESILESHSQDQPSIGHGNQAEMLLNPRDGNMSTGSTPIPSSVSKHIKPSCLRAPSPKIGFFDEESSLVRSSGSMQFHSGIQNSIASRSRAGNGNTNRNGSENQNGNLQSPRSSDRTRNGKLALRKTGSPWPTFSISPRSPAHIEVQNAAEVESDAAESKNMGKALKRVGNQATKENEEPNMHCPAGNNKENNAYYLKEQMDCLANNVAAIDLGS
- the LOC103439517 gene encoding small ribosomal subunit protein uS12, whose translation is MGKTRGMGAARKLKTHRRNQRWADKSYKKSHLGNEWKKPFSGSSHAKGIVLEKIGIEAKQPNSAIRKCARVQLIKNGKKIAAFVPNDGCLNYIEENDEVLIAGFGRKGHAVGDIPGVRFKVVKVSGVSLLALFKEKKEKPRS